A region of the Pseudonocardia cypriaca genome:
TGCGGCGTCGAGCAGCGGGTCACCGGTGGACGCCGCGACTGCGACGGAGAGGCGCGCCCTGGCCCCGTTGCCGTCGGCCGTGATCCGCTCGCGCGTGGCCAGGTCCAGCAGCAACGCCCCGCCGATCGCACGGTCGAGAGAGGTGCTGTCGACGACCGCCCGGCCGCTGCCGGGGTCGAGCAGCAGGAGGACGAGGTCCTCGGTGAGCGTCATGAGCCGGTGTAGAGGATCGCGTCGACCTCGATGTCGAACCCGTCGAGGGCGACCGGGATCGTGGTGCGCACCGGCGCGTTCTCCGCGCCGAAGAACTCGGCGAAGAGGCTGTTCATCGCCGCGAAGTCGCCGAAGTCGCGGAGGTAGACCCCCACGCGCACGGCGTCCGTCAGCGACGCGCCCGCAGCCTCCGCGGTCTTCTGCAGGTTGGTGAACACCTGGCGGGCCTGCTCCTCGAACGTGCCGCGGACCGGCGTGCCGTCGGGCTTCGTCGGGACGGCACCCGCGAGGTAGACGTGGTCGCCCGCGACGACGGCCTGGGAGTACGGCCCGCCGGGCGGGGCGGCCTCGGGGGTGCTGACGGCGCGCTTGGCCATGGATCCTCCGATGTCAGAAGTAGGTGCGCACCGCGCCGACCACGGCGTCGGCGTCGTCGAGAACCGGCACGAGCGGCCACTTCTCGAGGACGGTGCACGGATGGGACAGGCCGAAGGCGACGACGTCACCCACGGCGAGCTCACCCTCGTGCCCGACGAAGGCGTGCTGGTCGTTCAGCTTCACGACGCTCGAACCGCGCAGCGGGCCGCGCGGGCCGCGGAGCGGGATCGGCAGGTCGACGTCGTAGGAGGCGTCGCGCTTGCCGAACCCGCAGATCGCCAGGCCGGGCTCGGGGGTGGAGAGCACGTAGGCCCACAGCTCCATCGCAGGCCGGAGCGCGAACGGGGAGGAGCGGGCGAGGAGGCCGTGGTCGTGGGTGAGGTAGCCGCCGGAGCGGACCACCTTGCGCACCGGGCGCGACAGCGGCGGGAGATCCTGCCACGCGGCGACCACGCGGTCGGGGTAGGCCGATCCGCCCGCTGTGAGCACGAGCTCGGCGCGCGTCCCGGCCAGCCCGTCGACGTCGGCGAGCAGGGCGGCGAGGTCGGCGGCGAACCGGTCGACCTGCGCGACGGACCCCTCCGCGCGGTCCTGCGGGTAGACGCCCTCGAAGCACTCGACCCCGGCCAGGTCCAGGCCCGGTGCCGAGACGACGCGGTGCGCGACGGCGAGCGCCTCGTCGCGGGTGCGGGCGCCGGCCCGCCCGCCCGGCACGCCGAGCTCGACGAGCACGGGCAGCGACCGCGGTGCGCCGGCGAGTGCCGCGGACATCCGGTCCACGCCCGCGACGCTGTCCGCGAGGACGTACACGTCGAACCCCGGGTCCGAGGCGGCGAGCCAGCGCAGCCCCACCGGATCGACCACCTCGTTGGCGAGCACCACGCGGGGCACGCCCCACGCGTGCATGAGCCGGGTCTGCGCCACCGTGGCCGCGGTGATTGCCCACGCCCCGGCCGCGAGCTGCTCGCCGATGAGCTGGGGGCTCATCGTCGTCTTGCCGTGGGGCGCGTGGTCGACACCGGCGTCCGCGCACCAGCGCGCGAACAGCGCGGTGTTGTGGTCGAGCGCCGACCGTCGCAGCGTCAGCGTCGGGAGCAGGAGGTCGGTGACGCGCCAGCCGAGGTCCCCGATCTCACCGACCGTACCGACGCGATCGGGGAGGTTGCGGAAGTGCGGACCGAGCGGCTCGGCCGCGCTGTGGGCGAGCACGGGGAGGGTCGCGGTCTTGGCCATCTCCAGCAGTCTGTGAGAACGATCTACGACAAGTCAATGAGCGCTGCTCTCATGACGCTGCCGGGGGCTCGCCTTCCGGACCGCCTCCGCCACGGCCGGCGCCACGTGCGAGTCGAAGACCGACGGCACGATGAAGTCGGGCGCGAGCTGGTCGGGGTGCACGCAGTCGGCGATCGCGGTGGCCGCCGCGAGCATCGCCCCGTCGGTGACCTCGTGCGAGCCGGAGTCGAGCATCCCGCGGAAGAAGCCGGGGAACGCGAGCACGTTGTTGATCTGGTTCGGGAAGTCCGAGCGTCCCGTGGCGACGATCGCCGCGTGCTGCGCCGCCGCGAACGGGTCCACCTCCGGCACCGGGTTGGCCAGTGCGAACACGATCGCGTCGGACGCCATCGTGGCGACGTGCTCCCCCGTCAGCAGGTCGGGAGCCGACACGCCGATGAACACGTCGGCGCCGCGCAGCGCCTCGTGGAGGCTCCCCTGCACGCCCCGCGGGTTGGTGTGCTCGACGATCCAGCGCCGGAACTCGTCGGCGCCCGCGTCCTCGGGGCGCAGCACCCCGCGACGCCCGCAGGCCACGATGTCCCCGAACCCCTGGGTGCGCAGGAGCCGGATGATCGCGTGCCCGGCCGCGCCGACGCCGCTCAGCACCACCCGCACCTGCTGGGGCGCCTTCCCCACGATCCGCAGCGCGTTGGTGAGCGCGGCGAGCACGACGATGGCGGTGCCGTGCTGGTCGTCGTGGAACACCGGGATGTCGAGGAGCTCGCGCAGCCGGCGTTCGATCTCGAAGCACCGCGGCGCCGCGATGTCCTCCAGGTTGATCCCGCCGTACACCGACGCCAGGTTCCGCACGATCTCGACGATCGTGTCGACGTCCTGGCTCTCGATGCACACCGGCCACGCGTCGACCCCCGCGAACTGCTTGAACAACGCCGCCTTGCCCTCCATCACCGGCAGGGCAGCGGCCGGCCCGATGTTGCCCAGCCCCAGCACCGCGGAACCGTCGGTGACCACGGCGACGGTGTTGCGCTTGATGGTCAGCCTGCGCACGTCGTCGGGGTTGTCGGCGATGGCCTGGCACACCCTGGCAACGCCGGGGGTGTAGGCGCGGGAGAGGTCGTCGCGGTGCTTCAACGGCACCTTCGGCGTGACCTCGATCTTGCCGCCGAGGTGGAGCAGGAACGTCCGGTCGCTCACCTTGTGGATCGCGACACCGGGCAGCGCCGAGATCGCCTCGCAGATCCGGTCGGCGTGCGCGCCGTCGATCGCGTCGCAGCTCACGTCCACCTCGAGCTCGGTCGACGTGGAGCCACCGACGTCCATCGCGGTCAACGACCCACCCGCCGCCGAGACCGCCGACGCGATGTCGGCCGCACCCCCCGACCCCTTCTTCATGCGCGCGCGGACGGTGATCGAGTAGCCGGGGCTCGTCGCAGCCATGGCCCAACTCTTCTCCGGCTCCCGCCGCCCGGCCACCCCGGACTTCCACGGTGCGGACGTCCGGCGCAGGAAGTGATCGCCCGGCACTAGCCCCTGGCCCGGGAGCCGCTACGCTCGGGATGCGGTTTCCGGCCGAACCGCACCACGCCCTCGTAGCTCAGCTGGATAGAGCAAGAGCCTTCTAATCTCTAGGTCGCAGGTTCGAGTCCTGCCGGGGGCACAGACTTCCTGATCACGGCGGCGAGCCTCTCGTCACCGAAGATCGACCTACCGAATACCTACCGTTCGCGGCCTGGCGCGAACCGGTTCAGAGCGGCCGATGCGGCGGCGCCGGACACCCGGCGTGCCATGTAGACGTCCTGCGTCATCGAGATGCGCTATGCCCCAAGTAGTCGGCGATCTCCCGGGCGACGTCATCGAGGTAGCCGCGCTCGGCGACAGCACCGCGCTGCTCGGTCTCCGTGCGGCCACCTCGAGCGCATTACCGACAACCGCATCGTCCGGATAGCGCCACACCTCCGCGTGCAGTACGGGAGCCGCCTCCGGGCTGGCCATGGCTTCGACTCCGCCCACCGGACCTTGCTGCGGGAGATCCAGCAAGCCGAGCGCGCAGCACCCAACCGCCCAGGCGGCTACTAGATCACCGAAGCGGACCCGGCAGCCGCCGACCACACCCTCGTCCAGCGCTACCCGGCCGAGCAGGTCGAGCGGTGCGTACTAGCTACCGACGGCGCTCAACGTCCCTTCGATCACCGACACAGTGACTTGTCGACCCTTCCCGCGAACTCAGGCCACGTACACCGTTGTCTCGAACAGCTCCACGAGTGGGACGAGAAGAGCGACCCGGACGTTGGTTCCTCCCGCAGTCGAAGCGCCACGACGACAAGACGCTCGTAGTCTGGCGGCCATGAGGACCTCGCGCGGCGGGCATTGCCGCAACGCACTTCGTCACCGCGCTGGCGTTGTCGTCCGCGGCGACGGCCGTGTCCTCGTAGTCCAGCGGCGCGAGAACGGCCGGTGAAAAGCGCCCAGAGGAGTGCTCGAACTCGGCGATACCTTCGAGGAAGGTGTCCGCCGCGAGGTAGTCGAAGAGACCGGCGTCGAGGTCACCGTCGATCACCTGTCCGGCGTCTACAAGAACATGACCCGCGGTGTGGTCGCACTCGTCTTCCGTGAGCAAGGAAGGAAAGTCTGAACACAGGCGCCAAACGCCAGGACGCGGGAACGCGGGAAGTCAGGCGTCGATCAGGTCCACCTCATGCGCTGGCTAGCAACGTGGTCGCTGAGGGCATCGAGGATGCGGACGGCGAATGCAGGCGCATCCGTTGCCGAACCTCATTAGGGGTGAGCCAGCAGACCTGTTGGGCTTCGTCGGTCTCGGTCGGAGTTCCACCGATCGCACGGCACCCAGCGGCGCCTACGGCGCCGCAAAGATCAGCGCGCCGAGTTGCGGCGAGCAAGAGCAAGGACAGGTCCTCGCCTGACGGGCAGGTCGACGGGATGCCGCACCGGGGTCCCTCATTGCGGAGTCCGCGGCTTGTGGGGTCCCGTTTGCCACAATGTCCACCAGCCCGCGCCGAACGGTAAGAATCTCGGGTGGGCATCCACACAGGTCAGGACCCGTACACGCACATCAATGCTGCCAGGTAGACCCGATTCGTTCAGCTTCATCGCCGAGAGAGTCGGGCGACAGACCAAGATCTCAGCTTCATGCCATCGCCCCATCGGACGGATTCGACGAACATCGTCTGCGGTCTGCGCCTTGCGCAGCCTCGTTGCTGCTGGCAAGGTCTCCAAGATGGCGACGTGGCGCGGATGGCTCCAACAACGAAGGCGTATCGCGCCCAGATACTACCTCTACTTATCGAGAACGAAAATCGAAATGCTATACCCGCAGGTCCCACGCAGCTTTATCCGCTCACTGGATGCGGAGGTGAAGGCGAGCGTCGGAGTCGTGGAGGCGACCGTCAAGCGTGGAGCAGAGGAGGAGCGTGCTGGCCTTGAGCTCCGTGCGGCAATAATCTCGGACTACTTAGAGCGTCATGCCGAGGTCGGGACCGTCGCCGAACCTAAGCAGTACCTTAAGGGCACTGCGACAATGAAGTACGGTATCGTATCAGGATATGCTGCTGACGTCGCCTTCTTCGGTGGGACGATCGAGGGCATTAGGATTGGCCTAATTGGATCAACAACGAGCGTTGTGGGCGAGCTAGAGAGGAACGAATCCCGGCACAGTTTATTCTACTATACGTTGAAGTTCTTGAATCGAATCGCTCGCGATCCAACCGGGCAGCATGTATCGTCGTCACCGCCGTACTTCACGCACGCTCAGGCCTTCGAGATTGCGGCCGCAGCTACGTCTCAAGAGGCAGACGTGGAATTCGTGGCCAGGGTGCTACACAAAGAGCCCGACTTGATTATCGCGACTCCGATCTACGTAGCCTTAGCGTCTGCTCCGGTCGTCGGTCAGCAGCCCCTCCCGCCTGCGACCGCTGCGCCTCCTTCACAGCCACAGGTTCCGGCGGGCTGGTACCTCGACCCGAGCGGTCAGCCGTACTACCGGTGGTGGGATGGCTTCCAATGGACGAGCAGCACAATGCTGCGGGTGTAGGACTCCCCACCGGCTCCGTCTCGTGCGAGGTCTGCACCTTTGACTTCGCGCCGAGGTACGGGCGAGCGAGGATCTTGTTGTCTCCGGCTGTCGCGGGTGTAGAGGTGTTCCCGAGCGTATGCAGGCTGCGAACACCAGTGACGGGGGAACCTCGCCCCGCGCCCTTCCTGTCGCGCTGACCACCCGCGGGCAGCGGCTCGGCGCCGTCACAACCGCCAGATTCGCACCGTCGGACACACAGGTCGTGCTCAGGGGAACCGACCGCACGGTGCGGCTGCTCGACCTCACCCGCACTGACACGGTGCGACGCGATCCACGCCCGGCCCCGGGAACGGGCCGGTGGCCCCGCTCGACCCGCAGGCGTGGGCGGCGATCGCGCCGGGCACGCAGCACACCGACACCTGAGCCGGGCGTTGACCCGGTACGGCACCACGGCCTCCAGCAGCTCGCGGCGCCTGCGCCTCTGGCCGAGCGGTTGTTTCAACCGGCTCGAAGCAGCGGCGGAGTACGGGCGGGTCAGTTGATCGCGGCGAAGTAGTCCGTCGCTGCCCGGACGTCGCCGACGTCGGAGATCAGCCCGATGTAGCCGTCGGGGCGGATCAGCACGAGGGTGCGGTCGGACGCGTCGTACACCGCCGCGAGATGGCCTGCGGTGTCGGCGATCTCGTCGGGCCCGGTCGGTCGTTCGACGACGTGGAAGGTCCTCAGCACGGCCTGGGGGAAATCGGCCGGGGTCTCGGGGCCGAAGGTCAGCAGCGTGAACCGTCCACCGCGGGTCAGGTCGAACAGGCGGCGTTCGCCGTCGATCGTCGCCAGCTTCGTCGCGTCGGGGGCGCGGTCGCCTGCGCGGAGCGGCGTCTCGTCGTCGCGGTCGTCGCGCGCCAGGGCGGAGCCCCGGTATCCCACGTCGAGCTGGATCGTGCTCGCGTCGCGGCGGGTGGGGACGACGTTGTCCCCGAGCGCCTGCTCGAGGCGCGCGTTCGAGAGTTCGAGCACGTGGGCGGCG
Encoded here:
- a CDS encoding NUDIX domain-containing protein, whose amino-acid sequence is MLELGDTFEEGVRREVVEETGVEVTVDHLSGVYKNMTRGVVALVFREQGRKV
- a CDS encoding RidA family protein — encoded protein: MAKRAVSTPEAAPPGGPYSQAVVAGDHVYLAGAVPTKPDGTPVRGTFEEQARQVFTNLQKTAEAAGASLTDAVRVGVYLRDFGDFAAMNSLFAEFFGAENAPVRTTIPVALDGFDIEVDAILYTGS
- a CDS encoding DUF2510 domain-containing protein → MATWRGWLQQRRRIAPRYYLYLSRTKIEMLYPQVPRSFIRSLDAEVKASVGVVEATVKRGAEEERAGLELRAAIISDYLERHAEVGTVAEPKQYLKGTATMKYGIVSGYAADVAFFGGTIEGIRIGLIGSTTSVVGELERNESRHSLFYYTLKFLNRIARDPTGQHVSSSPPYFTHAQAFEIAAAATSQEADVEFVARVLHKEPDLIIATPIYVALASAPVVGQQPLPPATAAPPSQPQVPAGWYLDPSGQPYYRWWDGFQWTSSTMLRV
- a CDS encoding alanine racemase: MAKTATLPVLAHSAAEPLGPHFRNLPDRVGTVGEIGDLGWRVTDLLLPTLTLRRSALDHNTALFARWCADAGVDHAPHGKTTMSPQLIGEQLAAGAWAITAATVAQTRLMHAWGVPRVVLANEVVDPVGLRWLAASDPGFDVYVLADSVAGVDRMSAALAGAPRSLPVLVELGVPGGRAGARTRDEALAVAHRVVSAPGLDLAGVECFEGVYPQDRAEGSVAQVDRFAADLAALLADVDGLAGTRAELVLTAGGSAYPDRVVAAWQDLPPLSRPVRKVVRSGGYLTHDHGLLARSSPFALRPAMELWAYVLSTPEPGLAICGFGKRDASYDVDLPIPLRGPRGPLRGSSVVKLNDQHAFVGHEGELAVGDVVAFGLSHPCTVLEKWPLVPVLDDADAVVGAVRTYF
- a CDS encoding NAD-dependent malic enzyme → MAATSPGYSITVRARMKKGSGGAADIASAVSAAGGSLTAMDVGGSTSTELEVDVSCDAIDGAHADRICEAISALPGVAIHKVSDRTFLLHLGGKIEVTPKVPLKHRDDLSRAYTPGVARVCQAIADNPDDVRRLTIKRNTVAVVTDGSAVLGLGNIGPAAALPVMEGKAALFKQFAGVDAWPVCIESQDVDTIVEIVRNLASVYGGINLEDIAAPRCFEIERRLRELLDIPVFHDDQHGTAIVVLAALTNALRIVGKAPQQVRVVLSGVGAAGHAIIRLLRTQGFGDIVACGRRGVLRPEDAGADEFRRWIVEHTNPRGVQGSLHEALRGADVFIGVSAPDLLTGEHVATMASDAIVFALANPVPEVDPFAAAQHAAIVATGRSDFPNQINNVLAFPGFFRGMLDSGSHEVTDGAMLAAATAIADCVHPDQLAPDFIVPSVFDSHVAPAVAEAVRKASPRQRHESSAH